The genomic stretch GTTTGCTTTCGTTTTTTGTGATTGGTATTGGAGCGATCTCTTGTGCAGTGGGAGGGAAAATCGCACAGCGGGTGGGTAGTAGGAACGTGGCAGCTGTTGCACTGGCTGGATCGGGCATTTGCTGCATGTTGATTTTATTTGCTTCATCTATACCTACTGCGGCTTGGCTTGTATTGTTATTGGTTTGGGGATTATTGATCACAGCTGATTCCCCACAGTTTTCTACGCTGGTAGCGCAGAGCGTACCTGCAGAATATAAAGGAACCGCTTTGACCTTGGTCAATTCTATAGGTTTTGCTATTTCTATACTAAGTATTCAGCTTGCCCAGTTGTTACTGCAGTGGATGAGCATTGATACTGTTTTGTCCTCGTTATTTATGGGACCTGCAGTTGGGCTTTTACTCTTTAGGAGGTATCATCGACCGGTTAAGGTTTAATATGGATTGGCTATTGGCTGTGTGGTTGTTTGGGCATTTGGTATTAAGCTCCGAATCTAGGGTAGTTTATCCTATTTAATAAAAAAGAGGCTCCTTTCGAAGCCTCTTTACGTAAGTTACAACCGGACTATCGAACTACGTTTTCTAATGTCGCCAGGTAAACCCATTTCTGGTCTCTGGATTTTAAGCCTTTATTGACCGCCTCTCTTTGGGCGGCTGTTTGATTGATGTCTTCGTAAGATTGTGCATTGAAAAACTGCATGTAATCTTTATACATGTTCATGGTCAAATGTGTGGATTTGGCTTCAGATCCCAGTGGCAAAGCCGTTCTCAATAAACTCCAATGGCCCATAAGATTCTGATCCACATATTTTTGGTGGATTGGTTTGAATACCTCATCTTCGGCCTTTTCATAGGTGTCAAATTCACCTTCATTTGCCTTCATCAGGTCAAAGGAAGCCAAGACACCGGGTTTCATTTGAAAATTATCCTTGGTCTCAGTGATCTTTTTCATGTATAACCTCATAGGCATGTCCCTCATCTTGAGTGATTCCTGAAATAATTTTGCAACTTGGACGCTGCTTAGATGCGGATAGGCTATTTTAGTGTATTCCATCATGGATTGTTCATCTAATCCATTCATCATTTCTACCGGATTATTGTAATAAGTGACCATGATGTATTGGAAATCGGAATTATCCGCACCAGACTGCAAGGACCAGAAGTCCCATCCTATAATTCGCTTGTCATTAAGAGCCTGTCTATATACTTTCTCCATCAGACTTTTGAATTCGATGTAATCGAAAAGTTGCTCATTTTCAACTTTGACAAATTCAAATACCATATACTGCGTTTGTTGAGCCTTGAGACTACTTACCCAAAGCATCCCACAAAGCAGAAAAAACAATAACTTCTTCATGATTATTAGGGTTTAGGGTTAATTTCGCGTTTGTATAATTTAAAAAAATATTTTGTTGAAAAGTATTTATAACGGAGAAAATTTTTTTTTGGGGTAAAATATAGCTTAAAACTTATTTTTAATAAAGTGTTCGGGAAAATGAAAATATGGTAATTCTCTGTTTAGTCTCTTATTGTTTTGATAATCATACTCTGGTTTTATAATGCATTTTGTAAGCGGATTTTTTTTAAGTATAGGCAGTAAATTTTAGAAAATGCAGTAAAATTGGATGGTTTTAGAATAATTTAGGTAGAAGATCTAATAATATTGACTGGCATCTATGAATTTCCAACATGTTATCCTTGAAAATGAGCGGATACAGCTCCGCCCCCTTTCCACCTCTGATTTTCCGGCTTTGAAAGTTCTGGCAAAGGATCCTACACTCTGGCATTATTTCACCTATGATCTCAGTACAGAGGAGGAATTTGAAAATTGGGCAGTGCAGGCTATGAATGGTGCTAGGATTCAGTTTGTGGTGATTGATAAATTGATTCAGAAAATTGTAGGCAGTACAGCTTTCGGGAATTATTCCGAACGTGATCAGCGCATAGAAATAGGGTGGACTTGGTTGGGAAGAGAGTTCCATGGCACTGGCATAAACCAGGCAATGAAACTGTTGATGCTTGAATATTGCTTCGAAAAGCTCAAGTTGAAGCGGGTGGAGATCAAAACGGATGTGCTGAATGTCCCGGCACGGAAAGCACTGCTGAAATTGGGAGCTGTAGAGGAGGGTGTGCTGAGAAGCCATACGCTACTGGCAAACGGCAGACGAAGGGATAGTATTTACTACAGCGTGCTTCAAGAAGAATGGGATTCAATCAACAAGAGAGCTGGTCAGCCTTAGCCAACCTGGTTGGTTATATAAAGTGCTTATTTAATTACTTTCCAAGGGATGGCTGGTCGGCACCTTCAGACATTAAACACCAATCTTCAACACGGCCATAATACTTTTCAGCCCTAAGAAAAGCATCACCAGCCAAATGCCGACAGCGAGAAAGGTGTGCACTGGCTTATTTCTGAAATCGCCCATGATGCTTCGTTGACATACGATCCGGATAATCCATCCACTGACCAGAGGCAAAAGAAACCCGTTGGCCAATTGTGCCAAGGTAATCAATTGTATAGGTTTGACTCCCAAGGAGGCGAACGCCAAACCCAACAAGACAATTGTTCCCATGGAAGCTCTCATGGTTTTGGAATGGATCGATTGGTCCCAACCCATTATCCCGCAGATAACCAATCCTGCAGCCAGCGGAGCCGTGAGACTGGATGTAAGCCCTGCGGCTATTAACCCAAAACCCATGAGGTATTGGGCAAATTTCCCAAAGACTCCTTCCAGTCCTTTAGACACATCCAGTGCATTGTTGATTTCACTGCCGGAATTGGTAGAGCCCACTATCAGTATGGCCATGGACACCATGCCACCTAGCACGATGGCAATGACTATATCTCTCCGCATCCAAGGAATATCTGCCGAACCTGACCACCTGTTTTTTGCTAAGCTGGCATAGAGAAAAAGATTGTAAGGCACGACTGTGGTCCCTATTAAAGCCACGAGCGTTGGTAGGCTCGCATCATTCCATACCGGTAAAAAACCTGTCATAACTTCCCCCCAGTCAGGATTGGTAAGAATAGCGGTACTTATAAAGGCTAAGGACATAAAGATCACCAAGCCCACCAGCACTCGTTCTAGGGTTTTATAATTGCCCAGCCAAAGTAATGCGAAAGCAAGGAACCCTATAAACAGATTGCCGGAATGAACTTCAAAGCCGGGAAAAACTAACTTAGGTGCTTCCCAAAATACCTGCAAACCTAAATTAGCCCCTGAAATATTACCTGACTCGTATGCGGCATTTCCCAAGCCTATGGCTATCAATACCAATATCATAGAAAAACAGCGAATAACAGGATGGCCTTGTTGGCTCCGGATGAGCTGACTCAAATCCTTGCCGGTCACTAAGCCAATCCTGCCCGAAATCTCCTGCAGTACCACTGTGGAGACAACGGATAACCCTAAGGCCCAAAGTAAGGAAAAACCAAAATTTACTCCTGCCAGTGTGCATACCGTGACGGTGCCCGGCCCGATAAAGGCTGCAGCGACGATAGGGCCGGGGCCTAGGTTTTTGAAGATGGATTTAAGATTCAAGAATCGTTTTTTATATAAAGTGAAGAAAGGGGCTAATTCTCTTTGTTTTTCACTTAGCGCAAACTATATAAAGAAACTCAAAAAAACCGATTTTAGGGTTTGGATCAAACGAATTTGGGAGTTGTGTGCAATTACTGGTCTGTGTAAAGGTTAAAAGGAACTAAGGTAGTCTCAAGGGGCTGAGCAGATAGTTGTATTATTTCATTGTCTGCTTTTAAACTACTATTTGTGTGGGGCTTTTGACCTTTTTTATAGTGAAGACCATTTGTGAAGAGAAGAAACCCCGACAGAATGTGTCGTTAAATAGTTGTCTTTTTTAGGGGTGGAGATCCGAAAAGACTACTTTCATGAGCCAAAACTGATGACCTATGCCGACAGATTACCTTTTAGTGTTGATTATTCTTCTACAATTGATTCTCCTTCTTGTATTTTTTTTTCGAAGGGGAAATGATCGGGAAAAAGCTTTCCTGCAAGCTGAGCTAAGCAGAATGAGCAAAGAACTTGAATTTGCCTTGGCTCAGTCAAGGAGAGAGGCAAGCGAGAATCTGGCGAACCAGTTTCAGTTGGTGTTCAATAGTATCCGAGCTAACTCCAAAGATCAAAATGAGGCTTTGAAAACTTTTGGGGAGGTTTTTCGCCAGAATGTACAAGAATTTAATGTGTTGCAGAAGGAGAAGTTTGAAGATCTGAACAGGAGGCAGGAAGATCTGATGAAAACGACCGAGCTGAGGCTGGAAAAGATACGTGAGACCGTCGATGAGAAACTTCAGAAAACATTGGAAACCCGACTGGGGCAGTCTTTTGAGCTAGTGAGCAACCAGCTTCAGGCAGTGCAGAAGGGTCTGGGTGAGATGCAGAACTTGGCAAATGGAGTAGGGGATCTAAAGCGGGTATTGACTAACGTAAAAAGCCGTGGGGTGCTGGGAGAGTACCAGCTGCATGCAATATTGGAGAATTTGTTGTCACCGGACCAATATATTCTGAATGCCGAAGTAGGAAAAGGCAACAGGGAAAGGGTGGAGTTCGCAGTGAAGATGCCAGGGCAACACGAATCAGTAGTATTGCCTATTGACTCAAAGTTTCCTCAGGAATCTTATTTAAGATTGGTGGATGCGTATGATATGGCTTTAAAGCCGGAGATAGAGATCTGTAGGAATGAGCTTTTCAAAGCTGTCAAAAAAGCTGCTCAGGAAATCCAAAGCAAATATATCAATGCTCCTTATACCACGGATTTTGCAATACTTTTTCTTCCTGTGGAAAGTCTCTATGCCGAGATTCTCAGGGAGCCTGGCCTGTCTCAGCAGATCCAGCAAGACTATAAAATCGTGGTGACTGGGCCAACCACACTCTCTGCGATTTTAAACAGTCTTCAGATGGGCTTTAGAACCCTGGCTATCCAAAAAAGGAGTTCTGAGGTATGGCAGGTTTTGGGAGCGATCAAGACGGAATTCGGTAAGTTTGGAGACTTGATAGAAAGGACTCAGAAAAAATTGTCTGAGGCTAATTCAGAACTGGATAAACTGGTGGGGGCCAGAACACGGGTGATCCAAAGAAAGCTCAAAAATATTCAGGAGTTGCCAGATGCAGAGAGCAGCAAGCTTCTGGAGGATTGAAAATAGAAAAATTACGTCTGTGAAAAACCCATGAAAAATTTAATTTTTAGGTTTTCGATTTGTTACTTTGGACGGTAATGATGAAAAGAAATGGCTTAATAGCTGATTACCATTTGGAAAGCTATTACTTTCGCGAATTATAAATCACCTGAATTACCTCTATGGGGATGAATATTGTGATTGCCGGCGCCGGAGATATGGGATATCACCTCGCTGAGCAATTAAGTTACGATAATAAGGATATCACGTTAATCGATACTGATAGAGAAGTCTTGGACTATGTAGCTTCCAAACTTGATGTGTTGACCGTGCAGGGTGACGCTACTTCATTCGAAATCCTCACGCGGGCCAATGTAAACCGTGCCAGTATGGTGTTGTGTGTCACCACCTCCGAGAAAACCAACATAGTTACGGCGGTATTGGCGAAGCAGCTTGGTGCAAAACGTGTGATGGCCAGAGTCAGAAACCATTCTTATATGGAGACTGATAACTTAACCTATTTCAAAAACCTGGGGATAGATAATTTGATTTCCCCTACTATGCTTTGCAGCAAGCATATCTTCAATATGATCGAAAATTCCAGTTTTACGGAGGTTTTTGATTTTGAAGGAGGGAAACTGAATATTGTTGGGATCACCTTGGATCAAAGTAATCCCTTGGTCAATCAGCGGATTTTGGATACTAAGACCAACCCTATTTTTGAGGATATCCGTATCATAGCCATACTTCGTGACCAAAAGACCATTATCCCCCGGGGAAGTACCATTATCCGGAATAATGACCATGTGTTTTTCATTTCCAACAAGAAAAACACCCAAACAATCATGGAGGTACTCGGGCAGGAGAAGCACACCATCAAGAATGTAATGATCATCGGTGGGGATGACATGGCACTGACTACTGCATTGCGACTGGAAGATCACTACCGGGTGACCTTGATCAATAAAGATAAGGAACGGTGCAAGTGGCTAGCTGAAAACCTCAAGAGTTCTTTGGTAATCAATGGTGATTATAAAAATGTAGAATTGCTTATAGAAGAAGGCCTTGAGCAGATGGATGCGTTTCTGGCATTGACCGATTCTTCGGAGACAAACATCATAGCAAGTCTTACAGCCAAAAACCACGGGGTCTATAAGACTATTGCCCATGTAGATACACGGGAATATATTCATATTTCCCATAGTATTGGTGTGGATTCTCTGATCAATAAAAAGCTGGTAGCTGCAAATGAGATTTCGAGATTTCTAAAAAAAGGAACTGTTGAGGCAGTTTCGGGCATATATGGGGTGGATGCCGAGTTTATCCAATATTCTGTTTGTAAGAATAACAGGTTGATCAAAAAACCGCTGAGGGAATTGCACTTCCCGGATTCTGCCATAGTGGCCGGGGTCATTCGTGGAGAACAGGTATTTATTCCTGATGGGGATTTTCAGCTAGATCTCAATGACAAAGCAATCGTATTGGCTTTACCCGAGGCTAAAACTGCCTTAGAAAAACTCTTTCATTAAGGGATGATTCATTTTAAAGAAATCGGGAAAATCATGGGGGCACTCTTAGTGCTGATATCCTTACTGATGCTTCCCGGGATGATTTTTTCTATCTATTTTGACGAGGATCCCTGGCCGATATTGAGTTCTGCGGTGATCACAATGATCATAGGATTGATTCTGTTTTTCTCTTTTTCCAAGCAGGATCAGAATATCCGAAAAAGAGAAGGGTACCTCATCGTTGCCCTAAGCTGGGTTTTTATGGCTGGCTTTGGTATGCTTCCCTATGTTTTTAGCCAGCAGATAGGTGGCTTTGCCAATACCCTTTTCGAAACCATGTCTGGGCTCACAACTACAGGCGCATCGATTTTGACCGATATAGAGGCTATGCCCAAGGGTTTGCTTTTTTGGAGAAGTATGACCCAGTGGATAGGTGGATTGGGGATTATCGTTTTGACAGTGGCTATATTTCCTTTGTTGGGAATAGGGGGGATTGAACTGTTTGTAGCTGAATCGCCCGGCCCTACTTCTGATAAGGTTCACCCTCGGATATCTGAGACGGCAAAGCGTCTCTGGTATGTGTATGTTGGACTTACCGTTTTAGCAACTTTGCTTTATTGGGCAGGAGGAATGACCTTTTTTGATGCGATCAACCATGCGCTCACTACGATGGCCACGGGAGGTTTTTCTACAAAAAATGCCAGTATGGCTTATTATGATTCCGCATTCATACAATATGTGGCGATTGTTTTTATGTTTTTGGCAGGTACCAACTTCACTGTGATCTATTTTGGGTTGATAGGGAAATTTAGAAGAGTATTGCGGAGTGATGAGTTCAAGACTTACGGTTTGGCTTTATTAGGAATTTCCATCATCCTGTATTTTCCTATTTCCACTATAGAACCCAGTTCTGAATTAGCTTTTAGAAAATCCCTGTTTCAGGTGGTTTCTCTGGTGACGACTACCGGCTATGTGACGGATGATTATACCAAGTACAGTCAAGGGGTTACTTTTATATGTTTTATGTTGCTTTTTATGGGAGGAAGTGCAGGTTCTACAGCGGGTGGAATCAAGTTTGTAAGACACCTCACTTTCATCAAGAATTCCTGGCTCGAGTTCAAACGCTTAGTGCATCCTAGAGCCATCGTCCCCTTGATCATTAATGGGGATCGGGTGACAGGGCGTATTATCACGCACATCATGAATTTTCTCCTGATTTATCTGTTGACGTTTGTGCTGGGAGCTTTGGCACTTTCCCTGATGGGTTATGATCTGCCTACCTCACTGGGGGCAGTGGCTACTTCACTTGGGAATGTAGGGCCTGGAATCGGGGCTGTAGGTCCGGTGGATAATTTTGCGTTTTTCTCACCCACTGCAAAGATTTTCCTGTCTTTCATAATGCTTCTGGGCAGGTTGGAGCTATTTACCATTTTGATCCTGTTTACTCCTTATTTCTGGAGAGCAAATTAATCCATTTGGAATTGTGCCTGGATTTTTGCAATTCGGTCTTCTATGGATTCAGAACTGATGGAGGTTCTGCTCAGCCTGTCCACCATGATGGGAAATGAAAATGGGGTAAACTGCACCGGATGTTTCACGATGATTTGTTGACGGTTGATTTTCTGTAGGGCATGGATCATTTTGTCCTCTTCCATCTGCTGGTCTATCGCTTCTCCATGTGCCTGTTTCAAAAGTAAATTGTCCGGGTCATATTGCTCAAAAACCTGAAAAAGCAGGCTGGAATTAGCCTGGACATGTTTGAAACTTGCCGGTTTGCCAGGATACCCTTGGAAGATCAGTCCTGCAATACTTGCGATTTCCCTGAATTTCCTGCGCGTCATTTCTGTTTCATTGACGCATAACAGTATGTCTTCGCGAAGATTTTTTAGCGTAAAAATATCCTCCTCGAGGATTTCTTCCACATTTACAGCGCTGTCACAAAGAAGTTCAAATCCATAGTCGTTCATTGCCATACTGAAAGTGACCGGATAGCTGACACTGATTCTATATGCGATCAATGCGCTCATTAATTCATGGATAGCTCTTCCTTCAAAAGGGTAGAAAAATATATGGTATCCCTGATTACTTTGGTGTGATTCTATCAGGAAAGTTTCCCTGTCTGGGACTATAGAAAGACGGTTTTGTAAATCCAATATGGGAGCAGCATGCAAGATTTCGTCAGATAGAATGATTCCCTGGTTATATAGTTCTAGAATTTCCCGGATTTTATCAGAAAGCCGTGAGGAAAGTGACATGCGCGCTCCCATCCAGCTCACCACATTTCTCGTCTTTTTTTCTGAAAGTTTTACCAGGGCTGTGAGACCGTTCACTTTAAGCAATTCCAGGTTTCTTCCGGTAAAGAAAAACCGGTCTCCGATTTTCATTTTTGAGATGAATGATTCTTCCACCGTACCCAAGTAAGCTCCGTTTTTGAATTTGACCTTGATCATAGCTTCAGATACTATCGTTCCCATCGACAATCTATGCTTCATGGCTATTCTTTTGTTTGTAACCCGATATAGTCCGTCTTCTGTCGGGACTACCTTCAAAAAGTCTTCATAGCTTCCCAGCGAAGCCCCACCTTTAGTGATGAAGTCCATTATCCAAGACATTTCCGCAGTTGATAGATCCTTATAAGAATGGCATTTTTTCACCACCTCATAGATTGATTTTTCATCAAATCCATCCCCTACGGCTAGGGTCACCAGAAATTGGATCAATACATCATAGGCTAGGATGGGAGGAAACTGGGATTCCAGTTCCTCTTTTTCAATCGCATCCCGGAGAGCCGCTGCTTCGATCAGTTCCAGGGAATTTGTAGGTACAAAGAATATTTCTGATGGTAGTTCTGGCTGGTGGGAGGCACGTCCCGCACGCTGCATAAACCGAGATACCCCTTTAGGACTGCCCACTTGTATTACCCGGTCTACGGGGCGAAAATCCACTCCCAGGTCTAAGCTTGAAGTGCACACTACCAATTTCAGTATTCCCTCATGTAGAGCATTTTCTACCCATCCCCGTACTGACATATCCAGTGAACCGTGGTGCATGGCTATCCAACCTGCCCAATCCGGCCTGACTTCAAGAATCTTTTGATACCATATTTCGGTTTGGGAGCGGGTATTGGTGAAGAGAAGTACAGAACCTCCCGCTTCAATAATGGGGATTACCTGATCTAGCATCCTGATTCCCAGATGACCGTGCCAAGGGTATTTTTCTACTTCCTCCGGTATCACAGAATGCAGTATGATCTGTTTTTTGATTGCTGCTTTTATGATGTGTATGGGGAGATTTTCACCGAGTAATGTCCGTGCAGCAGCTTGGAGGTTGCCCATAGTTGCAGAAATAGCCCACCTTCTGAAGGTGCTGGGACAGATTGATTGGATGTATTCCAGCGCAAGCTGCACTTGTACGCCTCGTTTGTTCCCTACAAGCTCGTGCCATTCATCTACCACTATTGCCTGTAAAGATTGGAAAAGATGGGTATGATCCTTTTGGGAGATAAGTACATGCAAGGTTTCAGGAGTAGTGATAAGGCACTCAGGCGGCCTTCTTTTAATAGCTGCGCGGGTTTTGGCATCGGTGTCTCCATTTCTCACTACCACCTGCCACGGGAGACCTATGGTTTCGCAGACTTCCTGCATGGCTTTCTGTATATCCTGTGCCAGCGCACGCAGAGGGGTGACCCATATCAGTTGGATTCCGATTTTTTTTTTTAGCCTTCATCCAAGTATCAGGATTGTTTTGGATGTATTCCAAAATGACAGGAAACCATAGCGCAAAAGTTTTACCTGATCCGGTAGGGGCATTCAAGAGTCCTGATTTTCCATCTAGATAATCATTCCAAGTCTGCTCCTGAAAAGGGAAAAGCGTCCAGTTTTTCTGTTTGAAATATGCTAAGCCAATTGCCAGACGCGTATTTTCCATAATGGGAAGCTGCCGGTAGTTTTTCGGTTTAATTACTATTAAACTATTTTTGAGAGAAAAAGATTAGTGGGTTATCCAAATGAATTGATAATTTTAAAGGTAAAGAAACCGATGTGGCTTTTTTACGTTTGCATAACCAATAATTGATTTCCGATATTGAGCATGAGGAAGGTGATTTAGAGAGTACATCGTCAGGATTCTGAGTACTTACAGATCTGATAGTGCTTTTCCTTTTTCTTAAATTGATCAATTTTGGAGGTTGTTGAATAAAAATCTTACTGATGAAAAATGTACTCCTTAGTGTTCTTATTCTAATCGGTTTAGGATCTTGCAGCGAAGACGAACCTGAAATTTATACAGGACAAACACTGGAATATGCCATGTTTAAAGCCAGTGATTTTGACTATAACGGGACATTGACAGTGAGAGAGATGCGGGATGGAAACCTGCAATTGGATTTACAATTGGAAGGTGAGAGCAATAATTCCGGAATTGCATTTCCTGCACATCTACATCACGGAGATTATTCCAATCCAGATGCTCCAATGGCTTTTATGCTGGAGCCCGTAGGTGGTTCGGATCTGAAAAGCACTACTGTGTTGGGGCCTTTGATCAATGGGGAAAAGCTTTCTTTTCAGGGTATGAAGACTTTTGATGGGCATGTGAAAGTGCATTTGGCGAGTGAAGGTCCTGACTATAAAGTAATATTGGTTGCAGGAGGTGTAGGTGCCAATCTGCAAGAAACCGCTGCATTTGACGCTGCTCAGATGTCTATTTGTTCACAGGATTTTTAGAATGAATATCCTGAAAATACAGAAGAGGCTGTCTCAAAAGTAGGTTTTCTTGTCAGGCTGAGTGAAGTCGCAATGCGCTAATTGAGCCCATTTCGACTTCCTGCCCTCCGGGAGGCGGGCGCTCAATGTGACATTATGAATTATGAGACAGCCTTTTCTGTTTGATGTGCACATGTATTATTCGATCACAAGCGGAAAGGTAATGTCCAAATCCGTCTCTCCTCCCGCTTGCACATAATTGGAGAAATTTGGATTGTCCGCTCCAGTGAAGTTTTTGTCCAAATCATGTCTTAATATGATCCGCATAGTTGCAGTAGCAGCAGCAGGATCTTCGTTTACGGTCACGATTCCTTTTAAACCAAGTTTTATCCCGCCCTCATCATCATAGGCATAAGTGAGTACAGGAGTCCCTACAAATGCAGAGCCTAGAAAATAGAACTGATGTTCATCTGATTCCTCACTGATCTCTTCAGTGATATCCTCGTTTTCAATGGAATTATATAGTTCAATGGTCATCTGATACGTCTTCCCCTTTTCCAGTATTACAGATTCCACTGTGGGAGTAGCTCCGGTTTCGATCCCTTCAGGATCAGAGGCAGTGAAGTCAAACGCCACACCTACCGGATCACTGTTTTCATCCAGTTCCAGAAAGGTAAGCGTGACATCAGTGATCAATTCTCCGTCATTTTCCGGAGTGGGGTCGTCACTACTACAGCCGAGCATAAGGGACGAGGCTACTAAAAGAGCCACAAGATAAAATTGATTTTTAGTTTTCATAAGTAATCGGTTAGAATTCATAATTGATTTTTATAAGTGCATTTGTTCCCATATCATAGGTGAAGTATCGGAATCGGTTCATATAGTCTTTATATCTGGTATTGAACAGGTTTTGTATCTGAAGTCCCAGATTTAGCTTGTTTTCTCCCACTTCAAACTGCCTACTGTAG from Algoriphagus sp. NG3 encodes the following:
- a CDS encoding TrkH family potassium uptake protein, translating into MIHFKEIGKIMGALLVLISLLMLPGMIFSIYFDEDPWPILSSAVITMIIGLILFFSFSKQDQNIRKREGYLIVALSWVFMAGFGMLPYVFSQQIGGFANTLFETMSGLTTTGASILTDIEAMPKGLLFWRSMTQWIGGLGIIVLTVAIFPLLGIGGIELFVAESPGPTSDKVHPRISETAKRLWYVYVGLTVLATLLYWAGGMTFFDAINHALTTMATGGFSTKNASMAYYDSAFIQYVAIVFMFLAGTNFTVIYFGLIGKFRRVLRSDEFKTYGLALLGISIILYFPISTIEPSSELAFRKSLFQVVSLVTTTGYVTDDYTKYSQGVTFICFMLLFMGGSAGSTAGGIKFVRHLTFIKNSWLEFKRLVHPRAIVPLIINGDRVTGRIITHIMNFLLIYLLTFVLGALALSLMGYDLPTSLGAVATSLGNVGPGIGAVGPVDNFAFFSPTAKIFLSFIMLLGRLELFTILILFTPYFWRAN
- a CDS encoding Nramp family divalent metal transporter gives rise to the protein MNLKSIFKNLGPGPIVAAAFIGPGTVTVCTLAGVNFGFSLLWALGLSVVSTVVLQEISGRIGLVTGKDLSQLIRSQQGHPVIRCFSMILVLIAIGLGNAAYESGNISGANLGLQVFWEAPKLVFPGFEVHSGNLFIGFLAFALLWLGNYKTLERVLVGLVIFMSLAFISTAILTNPDWGEVMTGFLPVWNDASLPTLVALIGTTVVPYNLFLYASLAKNRWSGSADIPWMRRDIVIAIVLGGMVSMAILIVGSTNSGSEINNALDVSKGLEGVFGKFAQYLMGFGLIAAGLTSSLTAPLAAGLVICGIMGWDQSIHSKTMRASMGTIVLLGLAFASLGVKPIQLITLAQLANGFLLPLVSGWIIRIVCQRSIMGDFRNKPVHTFLAVGIWLVMLFLGLKSIMAVLKIGV
- a CDS encoding DNA recombination protein RmuC — encoded protein: MSKELEFALAQSRREASENLANQFQLVFNSIRANSKDQNEALKTFGEVFRQNVQEFNVLQKEKFEDLNRRQEDLMKTTELRLEKIRETVDEKLQKTLETRLGQSFELVSNQLQAVQKGLGEMQNLANGVGDLKRVLTNVKSRGVLGEYQLHAILENLLSPDQYILNAEVGKGNRERVEFAVKMPGQHESVVLPIDSKFPQESYLRLVDAYDMALKPEIEICRNELFKAVKKAAQEIQSKYINAPYTTDFAILFLPVESLYAEILREPGLSQQIQQDYKIVVTGPTTLSAILNSLQMGFRTLAIQKRSSEVWQVLGAIKTEFGKFGDLIERTQKKLSEANSELDKLVGARTRVIQRKLKNIQELPDAESSKLLED
- a CDS encoding GNAT family protein, translating into MNFQHVILENERIQLRPLSTSDFPALKVLAKDPTLWHYFTYDLSTEEEFENWAVQAMNGARIQFVVIDKLIQKIVGSTAFGNYSERDQRIEIGWTWLGREFHGTGINQAMKLLMLEYCFEKLKLKRVEIKTDVLNVPARKALLKLGAVEEGVLRSHTLLANGRRRDSIYYSVLQEEWDSINKRAGQP
- the trkA gene encoding Trk system potassium transporter TrkA — protein: MGMNIVIAGAGDMGYHLAEQLSYDNKDITLIDTDREVLDYVASKLDVLTVQGDATSFEILTRANVNRASMVLCVTTSEKTNIVTAVLAKQLGAKRVMARVRNHSYMETDNLTYFKNLGIDNLISPTMLCSKHIFNMIENSSFTEVFDFEGGKLNIVGITLDQSNPLVNQRILDTKTNPIFEDIRIIAILRDQKTIIPRGSTIIRNNDHVFFISNKKNTQTIMEVLGQEKHTIKNVMIIGGDDMALTTALRLEDHYRVTLINKDKERCKWLAENLKSSLVINGDYKNVELLIEEGLEQMDAFLALTDSSETNIIASLTAKNHGVYKTIAHVDTREYIHISHSIGVDSLINKKLVAANEISRFLKKGTVEAVSGIYGVDAEFIQYSVCKNNRLIKKPLRELHFPDSAIVAGVIRGEQVFIPDGDFQLDLNDKAIVLALPEAKTALEKLFH